ccTTTCTAATCTATGGATAAGGAAAACTTCATATATAAGGGAAAATTTCACAGTTGGCATAACATACAATTTTGATTGCACAAAACCAATTggaagggaatcaggaaaggggagggggagggaaatctTTGTAGCAAGCTTCTCTGAAAAATGACTCATTTCTAATCTGTATAAGAAACtgattcaaatgtataagaataagagccattctacaattgataaatggttaaagtaCATGACCAGACATCAAAGGATGAAATCCAAACTATCATTAaccacatggaaaaaaaaatcccagataactaatgcaaacaagtttgaGATTTCATTTCACCGTCCTCAAAattcacacaaaaaaagaaaattataaatgttggaggcaaACTCTATATATTGTTCATGAAGCTGTGAATTAGTCCAGTTAttgtagaaaataatttgaaattacattcaacaaaattgATGCAATAACAATACTAAGTCTATATTTCAAAGAGGGAAAGGatctatataaatgaaaataatagaagctctttttgtggtagcaaagaattgaaaactaaggTGGTATTTAGAGGATGGCCAAACATCACAGCACATGAATGTAATGTGATCTACTGTGacttaagaaattatgaaatgctTTCAAATCTAGGGAAATTGATATAAACTGATAATGAGTGATATGAGcttgtacatgacaacaagattatacgatgatcaactctgatggacatgacatgattcaaatcagttccaattattcagtaatgaatagaatcaactacatcccgaaagagaactatgggaaatgagtgtggaccataacacagcatttctactctttctgttattgtgtgcttgcatttttgttttccttctcagatttttttttctctctttctagatccgatttttcttgtgtagcaagataactgtataaatatgtatacatatattttaacatatttaacatatacattggactacttgccatctaggggagggggtggagagaaggaagggaaaagttggaacagaaggttttccaagggtaATGAccatgaaaaattatccatgcatattttttgtcaacaaaaaactataatagtgatattagcaaaataaaaacaatttatacagtaacactgtaaaaacaaataacttcTGAATGCTAAAGTGAAGAATTTGTATTATATtctgaggaaagaagaaataactgAATATTCCTAAGCAGGAGTGACATTAAATCTATGCTTCAAGGaagaatattttatgaaatatttttatgaatttttatgaaatttttaaaaattatgaaaattttttatGAAAGAACCCTTCATGCAATGACCAAAATGATTCTTGACTAGTGgtatcaaacttaaatagaaataggGTTAATAAACTGGACATAAATATTTCTGTGAGTCTATAATTActagttttatctattttcttaaaatatttttatctattctcTTAAAATActtctcaatttcattttaatctggttaTGACCATAGTCAAGAGCCATTTCTAGTCAAACACTTCTGCTCTAGAGGACTAATGGCACCCATTAGCCATCTACCCCTTGGCAGGCAGAGGGGAAAGATACAGAGCTTAAGAAAATACAGTTTTTCAACAAGGCCAATGCAAGAACTTTTTTACTTGACTAGATTTATGgaacaaggattttgtttttcttctttttttccccccaatggtggtgggaatagggaaagaaaactgatctgttaaatttatttatttatttttttcctgctaaattttaaaaataaaatttaattaaaaaacaagttAAGAATCTTAAATGTTTATTACTATTTAATTCAAAAGCTAGATAAAAGTTATTACCTCTATTGGTATGGCACCTGTTCCACACATTGGATCTACTATTATGTCAGTAGGCTGAGGAGAACAAagcctgggggaaaaaaaacaaatagtctAAGGGAAAATAATCTGACTGTTCTCAGATCAGAACCAGGAACAATGAGTGGAAGTTCTAAAGATGTAAATTCAGAGTTGATATTGTGAAAAACCTCTAACAATTAGCCTTATCCAAGTGGCATGGCCTGTCCAGAGACATATGGGCTTGGCTCCCATTTCTTGGAGATGATCCCTTCATGGTCACTTGTCTAGTATTTTATAGTGAGGATTCCTTTCATGAATGGGTTGTACTGTACAGCTCCTGGTCATTTCCAACTCTCAAATCCATTCTGTGACTTTAAATTACAAATGGGCTCTGATTTTTAATAGGAGACAATTTACTTTTTCCCTACTGACTTTTTGGTAAATCAAGCTTATGCAAAAACATTAGATGAGTTGATGTGcttagaaatatttcattaaaaaaaaaataagggaatatAGTTAtatggacacttaacacttctttagctgtgtaaccctgagcaattATCCCCAATTGCCAAACCAAAACCATCCCGTAAGCTACACCTGGGAGAACACAATTGAAAATtgacaaaaatcaaagaattctAAATTAAGCATTGGAGAGTATGAAGAATAAAAGTGTCTTCCCTAAACAAACGACCCCATTTTTCTCTCCTACATGCCAAGATCAAACCATGAATTGTGTAGTGAGACCTAGGCTTCCAATCCCTAATCATGGAATTCATTTATGAAGAGGTAAGGTATTAAAGAAAgcaaatataaggagaaaaaagggaagaggttacctacagggagagaggaaaaataggatttatattCTGAAAATTGCCATGTTCTATAGGGAAATGTAGCTAATTAAACAGCTTACTCTAGTAATCTCAAAGGATCCACAGGgttcataaggatcaaatgaggtagtaAGTGAAAACACTTGGAAAAGTACAAGTTACTAagcaaatgaaaattataattaattcttTCATCATGATCTATAAAGCATCCTACATGCAGTGCTAGCCCAACAGTTATTATAGAAGGTAAAAATGTCTACTTAAATTATTACactcaaatagaaattaaagcaaaGTGTAAAATtagtttcaaataaaaatatagttctatgaaaaatttcccaaaaagaaaacaaccttACCAGTATCTAGTagatgtggaaaaatattttattcttatgtTAAGAGGAAAGTAGTTCATTGGAATATATAGAATTGAAGATTTAAGAAAAGAACACAGATGCTCAACTTTTAATTGTTAGGGCTACTATTCTATGACTATAACAATCCCCTAGTAAAGTCTTCTTTTGATGTTTCTCTACAGTGTGGCAAAACCCACAGATTCTAAAGGCCATAACATTGAAATTCAAATTCTTACAAGTTCTctcaaaaggaaagaatttggtgAACAATCGCCACATTTATTGTCCCAGAATCACATAGAGCTCAGGCCTACAGAATGATGCATTTTAAGCTAGAGACACCATTAAAACCTATGTTTATAAAGGGACTGCTTTAGTGTAGTGTACTTagatgcctaattcattgattccACCCTCAAGATGTCACCCagttttaaaagttgttttttttttttttttttttttttttttttttttaatgaggcaattgggattaagtgacttgtctagaatcacacacacaggaagtgttaagtgtctgaggttggatttgagtCCAACCTCTTGACTCCAGAGCAGGAGTTCTTATCCACTGTACCCCCTAGTTGCCTCTGTCACCCAATATGGATGTCAAACTCAGTCACTTACCTGAGCATGCCATAAGCAAGAGTGGATCTTAGAGTTGTAGGACCAAAATGTGTAATATTTCTTCGATGGAGACTTTCTTCTGTCAATGCAATGCCCACAACTATTTCATTATTATGGACATTTAAGAGAACCTAGGAAAAGGTTCAACAAGGTAAATCAACAGGACTTTAGGTATGTTCAAACTATATATACCACTGAAAGAAATCAATGTTTCAAATTTCCATAACTTGGTTTATCTGGAATAACATAACATTAATGGAGCTAAAAATATGTGAAGGGACAACTCATAATATTAGCAAACAAAACTTTTTAGAACTATATTCTAGATTTTTGAGCTCAAAAGGACACCATCTTAAACTATTTTTACCCTAGTGTTTTTTCCTTCAGAGTTAAAGTGTTTTTATGTACATTTTGTCTCATCCATCCCCACAGCATCACTATGAAAGAGATGGATCAATTAAACCTAACTCTGTGTTTTACATATTTATGGACTCTATTCACTAATGAAGATTCTGACCTATGGTGCCAACTAATTATTTAGTTCTTTCAGGCTCATCACAAAACAATTAATTACTTAATGTCATAGGAATAATACAATTGTagctgaaaagaattttaaaggcccaccttcctccctccctctataaCAAGTCTGCAAAGCTTCATTTCAAATACAACCAATGATAAAGACCTGCTGTCTCCTCAGGCAACTCACTCTTTTTTAAAAGGTCTTCTTTTTATTGAGCTGTGATAACAGCTCACAGAGCTTTCCATATCCAGAGAAGTAAGCAATGATAACAGTTTATTGATCTACATAAATGAAACATGTTTATGGGGGAAGGAAGCCTCAGAAACTATTTTTCCAAACTACACAAAACAAGAAAGTAGCAGAGCcaaatttgaatacaggtctcccaaatccaaatccagtgttctttccactatatcacattATCTATCTTTAACTTCTTGAATCAGACCTTGAAAGTTCTCTGAATCTACAAAAATTAATTCTTCATATACTTGTCTACTTTTCTCAGGAAGTTTTCTTGATTGCAGATAATAAATGTTACCTAGTTCCCCATATATAACGTGGCTTTGGCACAAGCCAGACTGTCTCCACTCCAGGACATCCTTCTAGATTAACAATGTCCCTCTTTAAATGTGACAAGCAAAGCAGAACCCAATTTCCAATTATGGTCTGACCAGCGGATAGGGGGAACTACTATCTATCCTGTTCTAAGTACTGTATTTTTACTAATATAGCCTAAGATTACACACATTTTGGGGACACTAGCATCATACTTTTTGCTGGTACTTAAATTATATAGttaatttttaagttaaatttccataaatgctatttttatattGGTTCATCATTCCACTTTGTTGAGTCTTTTGGATTCTGATTTggtcaaagaaagaaatcaactattttttttcacttatgtcAACTAGAAATGTGCTATGTAGTCACTTACATTTTCATccaagttataaaagaaaatagtagCTGGTGCTTTtatgtttgcaaagtactttacatatatcttCTGTTTGATGTTCCTACAGTCATGTGAGATCAAAGAAGGAACCTGAAGTTTGAGGGGGTGAAATGACTGCTCAACATCACACAGGCCATAAAAGGTAGAACCTGGGCTTGAACCAGGCCCTCTTATCCAGCTGCAACAATATAGGCAACAACCTAGTATAGTTGGAAGTACTAGACTATAAATTAggattataaattcttttggatgttattaactagctgtgtgacactaatGTGACATCCTTGGGCCTCAgtcttttctaataaaaaaaggAGTGGAATTAGGTTGTCCTTTAAAAGGTCTTCCAAATCTAACAATTCTATGAGAAGACTCAAGAATCCTGAATCTTTTAAATAGCCATAATTCTAAGGGAATTTTACTGTACAACCACAAAAATTACACCCAAATTTGCAAAGAGATAGCTTGTACCTCCACATCAAAGTTGGTCATGTCAGCCTTCCATTTGAAATAGTCCTGAACAGCTCCCCCAAAATCTCTTGCTGCTTCATTAGATGTAAAGCTATGGTTTTCACCTGCCCTGTTGCATGTAACTCGGAACTTGAGCACTTGAGGTTCAGCTTCATCTCCAGGGATCTCATTAACTCTTTTGTTCTCAATGGCAGatggtttttctgaaacttttttaTTGTAAGCTAAAATGGGAGTTTCACCAATGGTACCATCTTGGTTTTCAATGGTTTCTAAGACTGCCTCCATAGAATGATTGGTGATCTGCTTCTCATCTCCCATGTCTCCTTGTCCATCATCCACCTTTTCTTTGAATACAGCATTTTGTTGTGTTAATTTTTTgcgttttgtcttttttttcttaaagctggTATTGATTTTCCATACTTTTAAAGGGTCTGACCAAGGAAGCTTCCCAGCCAAATCTTCAAAATCCTTTAGAAcatcttcctttaaaaaagaaaaaccaaaatccaCATATTTCTCAGGCATCTCCATTTAAGCAACAAATACTATTCCAAGCATTAtgggaaataaaaaatttacaaCTGTTTTCAAAAGCTTATGGTCTTTGGGAaaataagatatacatatatgaaataacTAACAATTCAAGATAGCAGATAATTAATGTCCATATGACATTCTAGAAATTCAGGGTTCTAGGAATTCAGAAGGAGTGATTAATGCTGGCTGGGATATCAGGGAAAGCTTTCATTTAAAATTGGCCATGAAGGACTGGAAAGGATTTGgtacttttaattttagaaacatAGAATCACTTGGACTCTTATTTTGTAACATAATTAAAGAATAAACTACTGTGAAGTTCTAAGCAAGAGGGTCAAAAAAGGAGCTGCCattagggaggggagaggaagaaaagaaaggagggaagaaaagtagagagagggaggataattaccacaggggaaaaaaaaaaaaagaatcagcttCCTGAATATGACATAGCTTGGTCTCCCTGATCCACAAAGTGGAAGCTACAGTAACTATAGAAACAGAAAGTTTTGGAGCTAATTACCAAAAGTGAGGGTTTCCCAAAGATTTTCTCCAGCAACCCTACAAATGTGTTGTGCTTTTCAGTATCCCTTGGTGTTGATTCAGACCTCTGCAATCCTTTTATCATGGTTAGTTCTCTAAGCCCTAGTCCTAAATTGACCATATTTGATACCAATAATGAAATTCTACTGCTTTTGATTATTCAGAAAACAAATCTGGATAGCTTGccctttttttgaaaaatgctCTAGTAAAAAGAAAGCAGACAATTTTCCCTCTGGAAAGAAAGACCAGGTATGAGACCTGCTTGGTTActatctgggggaaaaaagaagagaataattggTTTTTCTGACAAAAAAGCTGAGCTCAACATCTCACAAATAGCTATAAATATATAGCAAGGAAACTAAATAActtgaattcaaagaaaaataaattcccacatggAAGTCCCAATaggaaaaataaagcattaaagaggctgaggggaaaaaataaaagatcaagcaAAGAAACTAATATAACAAAGAACTACTATGTGGTAAGATAATTAGACTAAAACTGCAGAGAAAGAGTAATTCAGAATTAACTAGactagaatcctagaaaagtaaatgaaatagcCACCAAGTATGgggctaaaaaaaacaaaaacaaaaaaaccccccaaaactgaaggaaaaaataaggaatgaaattgtagcctttaattaaaaaaaaaaaaaaaaaaaaaaaaaaatctaaacgtAAAAGTAGTATTTTTGAACAGAACTCCACTGAAGGAAAGAACATTCTAAAGCCCTTAATGTAGTTAGGAAAACAATTTGTAGAAATTATGGAATTATAAAATTCACTGattcatcaaaaaatattttagtattgtcaaaagatataaacaaaatagGATCAAGTTTGTCAGTAACTTAAGTTTTAGTTTCCAGTAGTTCCCAAGACTAGGGAACTTACCTGAATGATCAAAAATATTAGGATTCCATTATTAATATCAAATACTGTCAATTTAGGACCATCTCTAAGACACCTACCAGAAGAATTCTAAATTATAGATTTTCTTGCATGTTACCTGTTGTACaaagttttatttctattttaagcaAAATTCACAAGGttaaagtgtttgcatttttttttttttgcagtcacaaaataattttccctttgtaGTTCTGAAATTTTATCTTGATTCTGATCTGATCTCCCTTTTCTAAGCCAATTTAGAACTTTTCCATAGAACTTTtctatggaaaagaaaagatctcTATGGTCTCTCTATCATAGAGATAGTTATCTATGAGGCAGTTCTCTAAGTTAGCCAAATACTTCATAGGAAATAGTGAACTCAGTTTAAATCATACCAGAATCTAACCTATTTCCTAAGAGTCTAagcaatttgtttttattttctaaaaatttagtCCTCACTAAATGATCACTTTTGGAACAGAATTGTCAGTAAACCCCAAtcttatgaatataatttaaaagttcCCATATAATCCCACTTTATACAAGGACACAGTGATATCACTGAATGTATGAACTTGAAAAGattctttggagaaaataatttactttggATAACTCACCTTGGTTTCTTTGAATTGATAATCTCTAAActcctgaacaacaacaaataaattatCAACTGATCTTAGACTAtgaacctggaaaaaaaaaagaaatgttttagttAATTTCTCTGAGAGTAAGGCTATTCAGGAAATATTCGCTGTGTGCCTACTATGTCCAATGCAATACTGGGCATATAAAGGCAGCTATGAAGCTTTCTTTCAAGGTACTTAAGTCTAGTGGGgaagagaaaaacacaaataagTTTAATGTAAAGCATAATGtaaaaaatacattaagaaaagtttaaaatagtATGTAAACTCTAAGCTGGGCTGAACTGTTAATGTGTCAATAAACTATTATTTCACCAAAGTAAGTACTGCCTATAACTCAATGTATGCTTGTGGggtggtttgttgttgttgttttttgtttgtttgtttttttttttttttgtggggggtcATTGACTTAACTCGAAATGCAGAAAAGCAATCCAACACTATATCCATTACCTTTCTAGTTGGGTAGAACTTGCCAAAGTTACCTTTGATTTCAATCACTTCCATGACACAATTAGGCATTGGATGAAGACAATTTAGTAGAGGAACTATCAGTAGTAAACAGCTTTAGTGGTTGTAAAGCTATAGATATGAAGATAACATATCCTTTAgcaaaaacttaaagaaaattcCTTTGTTACCCAGCTGCTTCTACACTTTCTCTAAAGGAATCTGAGAATCAAAGTTGGCAGTGGTAAGTAGCTTGAAGACTACACAAAGACTACACTGGAGAAGTCAGGAATGTGGCCTTATTCACTTGTCATCTTATGGTAGTATGCAGAGTTCTGTGAACTCTTCTCATATGTCCACTGTACTTCACAATTAGTTCTTTCAAAAACTGTTCTCATATCTGTCATATTTACGaatatacttttcatttatttctccttttatagttgagaacTATTAATATTTGCAGACAGAATAGAGATGAATTCTTAAGCACTACCCTAGACatctagaaatgtttttttaaagacttcTGAATTATTCTGAAAATATATTACAGTGGAGAAAATATTGGATCTGGAGTAAAAACTCCTAGGAATGAATCCTAACCCTATTTGTAACATTTAGGCAAAGTGATAGTATCTGTGAGACTGttactttatatgtaaaattggTGAAGTAGATCTCTGCCAATTACAGCTGCTGTGACCCTAAAGcaactagtttatttctattggtctgtttcctcaactttaaCATGAGGGCAGAGaattagatggcttctaaggtgatttttctataatcttatgatttaaatgaagattattttcttgttttagaTCCATGAGACTACTAATCTCCTTAATTTTGAGGTCAGCTAAGTGTTGCAATGGATAGAAtcctgggcttggaattaggaagattgaTTTCCATCAGTCCAAATCCAGCTGCTTAGTAGTTCTGTAatcctgagcaactcacttattctgtttgcctcagttccccatccttatctgaagaaggaaatggcactaTCTTGGCCAAGAAATCCCAGGTGGGGACATGCAGTGctggatatgactgaataacacCACATAATTTTGGAGATCTAAGATTATGATTGTAGTAAAAACTCCAAATCAGCAACTATTTTTCAACAGACTGTGATGGAAGTGACCAAAACCATTAAGAAACAAGTCACAAGAATCAGCTGTCCAGGATTACGTGGTCAGTATTTTTCAAAAGTAGGAAAGGAATCCACGAATTTTATCCATTTATAATATTGTCTTTCAGAAGAATAATTTAGAACATGAGAAGGATATAGGATGAAAGCAGGTTGGAacatatgttaattttaaaaagtatttttagtaTATTTGCAAACCTTGGACAGACTCTCCACTGAAATGTCAAAGTATATCTTGCCTCGGTCTTTGCTGATTCTGGACTGCGAGCCCAGTTTCTCCCTTACTTCATCGGCGGCCGTCTGCTCAAAGCCGGTAGGCACAGTGGCTCCAATCGTAACGCAGAGCTGGTCGGGGCCGGGCCCGGGCCTGGGATTGGGGTCGGGGCCGAGGTCCGGGCGGCTCTCCACACTCCCCCCGGCAGGCGCCTGCTTCTCCTTCAGGCTCACTTCGCTGAGCTGTTCGCAAGCTACTTCGAGCTCAGACATGCCGGCACCTCTTCACGAGGGGTCACTCCTACTCTCGGCCTGGACTGGAAGGAAAAACGGGCTCGAAGGAGCCGATCACGCCGCTCGAGAGGGAGGAAGCCCGGGCCCAGGCTTTTCAGGGCCGGGAGTGGGTTAAAACGCCATGCTTACACAACGGCTAAGCTAGCGTGGCCCGCAAAGAGAGGACGGGGGGCGGGGTCCTGGGGGAAAAGGAACGCCCACGGCTCCCCCGCAGAGGTCCGGGAAGGGGCAGAGGGCTTTCCGCTGCGTCTCTCCCCGCTCCCTCCTTCTTCGCCTCACCAGGGGCCGGCCTAGGGGACCGCCGAGATCCCAGCCCCGTCCCAGAGGGCCAGACGGGGGCGGGGTCTCAGCGAGGCCCGGCGAGGGGAGAGGCGGCGGGCTCCGATCACCTTGGGAGCAACGGCTGCCCTCCCGCCGTCCTCCCCTCGAGAGAAAAAAGCCGTGGCGGAGAGACCCCACCGGTCACTCTCtgccccccttccccccaccccccttcccGTGGAACTGCTCGCGCTCGTGGGCACCACGCGGCGGCCGTGACCGCATCACGTGGCACAGGGGAGAAGAAAGGTCGACTCGTGCACTAAGGCCCCTCGATGAATCGgccttcttccctcactccctgGCGCTCGCTGCACCTCTTTCCGGGCTAGTCAGCACGGTTACCTGCTGGTGGCGCTTAATGCCTGGCGACTGAAGAACTCCTTCCGGTTACATTTTCAGGCGAGCCTGTACTTCCGGGTCATAACGCCAGCCGCCCTGGAAGCGGAAGGTTCGGGTTCTTTTCTCGCAGTTTCCGACTTTTAGCTGAAGCTCGAACTCGTTTACGCGGTTCGTAGCTGGAATTTAAGAAAGCGTGATTCCCGAAAACTCGCTGGCCCGAGGAAGCACCCTGATGCATGCTATGATCGGGTCTCGGTGcgggggggaagggagagtggGAATAGGGGTGGAATCTTGTAGACTTCCAGGAGGCTTGCAGGCAGCTTGTCccctctgggtgggggtgggggcgccCTCCGTTCGTCAAGGAGTTTTCCCTGTTTTGCTTCTTGTTATTTGTCCCATCGCTTTGTTTTTGGACTGGGGGTTCTTCCCAGGGCGGCCCTCTGAATACTTCGAGGCGAAGCATTTGCTAAGTGTGTGCTTTGGCCaaatcctgagctaattctggGGGTGCGAATACAACAAAAGCCAGATGGTCTCTGCCCCCAGACAGGGAAAGGTGCGAGATGTGCAGCGCCCGGGCGCCTCACTTCTCCGAGCTTCTTCCCGCGGGCTCGTGGCTCCCTCCCCAACTCTTGCCCCGTGCCGTTTTCTCTGCCCCACCCAGTGCTGGGCGCCCGGGAGAAGCGTCTTCCCTCCCGCACTCAGAGCTGCCCCGCTGTCTGCAGGAAGACTCTCCCTCGTCTCCTCCGTTCAGGTGCCTCCCTATTTGCGGGCTGAGGGAAGCTAACGTAATAGTTAGAGCCAGCCGGGGCAGGGGAAGTCCTCAGTGGGGCAGCTCCCGCTCTCACACACGTGTGTGCTTCGCTCTCAGAGGATCGGGACATCTGGGAGAGGGCGCCCTGACGCAAAGGAGATGGGTTTAagagagggagggctgggcagggtcacctgcttcactttgtCCTCCTCTGCATCCAACGGCCAGACAGCTCAGGATCACTGAGAGGGCCTTGGGTTATGGGAGGCTTTCCACAGCCTCGGGGGTCCCCCGATATTTTGGGGGTTTGCAGTTAGAACCACACCTTAAACCCAAATCTCCCTGAGATTTGGTGTCCCGGGTAAAAGATTCTTCcctgcctcatttttttccctctcttaggCACCAATTGCTCTGATTGTCTGTTAGACCTTCCATTAAAAAGGCCTcccatctctcatctctgtcaGACCTCTAGTCCTCGATGACTCCGGAAGAGGAAGTGAGGCaggcacagccctccctctcttAAATTCACTTCGCTTGCCTCCCTGACATAGTCTTCTTCTGGAACCAAGGACTAATGACCATCGTAGTTAgtctgtaagttccttgagggcagggattgtctcgTCTCTTTGTATCCCCTTTGGTTAATACACTGTATGGCACATAATACTCAATAAAGATTTATGgattgaatgattaa
This sequence is a window from Sminthopsis crassicaudata isolate SCR6 chromosome 1, ASM4859323v1, whole genome shotgun sequence. Protein-coding genes within it:
- the THUMPD3 gene encoding tRNA (guanine(6)-N(2))-methyltransferase THUMP3 isoform X1, which translates into the protein MSELEVACEQLSEVSLKEKQAPAGGSVESRPDLGPDPNPRPGPGPDQLCVTIGATVPTGFEQTAADEVREKLGSQSRISKDRGKIYFDISVESLSKVHSLRSVDNLFVVVQEFRDYQFKETKEDVLKDFEDLAGKLPWSDPLKVWKINTSFKKKKTKRKKLTQQNAVFKEKVDDGQGDMGDEKQITNHSMEAVLETIENQDGTIGETPILAYNKKVSEKPSAIENKRVNEIPGDEAEPQVLKFRVTCNRAGENHSFTSNEAARDFGGAVQDYFKWKADMTNFDVEVLLNVHNNEIVVGIALTEESLHRRNITHFGPTTLRSTLAYGMLRLCSPQPTDIIVDPMCGTGAIPIEGAAEWPNCYHIAGDNNPLAVKRAANNILSLLTKSQIKESKAFWGLPIDAIQWDICNLPLRTGSVDIIVTDMPFGKRIGSKKKNWNLYPSCLQEMSRVCRPGTGRAVLLTQDRKCFSKALSRMGHVWRKVHTVWVNIGGLHAAVYLLKRTSQAFIHPSEIEHEKGTS
- the THUMPD3 gene encoding tRNA (guanine(6)-N(2))-methyltransferase THUMP3 isoform X2, with the protein product MSELEVACEQLSEVSLKEKQAPAGGSVESRPDLGPDPNPRPGPGPDQLCVTIGATVPTGFEQTAADEVREKLGSQSRISKDRGKIYFDISVESLSKVHSLRSVDNLFVVVQEFRDYQFKETKEDVLKDFEDLAGKLPWSDPLKVWKINTSFKKKKTKRKKLTQQNAVFKEKVDDGQGDMGDEKQITNHSMEAVLETIENQDGTIGETPILAYNKKVSEKPSAIENKRVNEIPGDEAEPQVLKFRVTCNRAGENHSFTSNEAARDFGGAVQDYFKWKADMTNFDVEVLLNVHNNEIVVGIALTEESLHRRNITHFGPTTLRSTLAYGMLRLCSPQPTDIIVDPMCGTGAIPIEGAAEWPNCYHIAGDNNPLAVKRAANNILSLLTKSQIKESKAFWGLPIDAIQWDICNLPLRTGSVDIIVTDMPFGKRIGSKKKNWNLYPSCLQEMSRVCRPGTGRAVLLTQDRKCFSKVMFFKLFTLK
- the THUMPD3 gene encoding tRNA (guanine(6)-N(2))-methyltransferase THUMP3 isoform X3 codes for the protein MSELEVACEQLSEVSLKEKQAPAGGSVESRPDLGPDPNPRPGPGPDQLCVTIGATVPTGFEQTAADEVREKLGSQSRISKDRGKIYFDISVESLSKVHSLRSVDNLFVVVQEFRDYQFKETKEDVLKDFEDLAGKLPWSDPLKVWKINTSFKKKKTKRKKLTQQNAVFKEKVDDGQGDMGDEKQITNHSMEAVLETIENQDGTIGETPILAYNKKVSEKPSAIENKRVNEIPGDEAEPQVLKFRVTCNRAGENHSFTSNEAARDFGGAVQDYFKWKADMTNFDVEVLLNVHNNEIVVGIALTEESLHRRNITHFGPTTLRSTLAYGMLRLCSPQPTDIIVDPMCGTGAIPIEGAAEWPNCYHIAGDNNPLAVKRAANNILSLLTKSQIKESKAFWGLPIDAIQWDICNLPLRTGSVDIIVTDMPFGKSYEVEYWSLTPNCFVG